ATTTCCACAACTTCATAAAAGTAGGAAATAGTGGATTTTGCCAATGTCAGTCCGTCATTATTCCTAAACACCTGGAAATTGATAATGCCATCCTTCACTCCTTCACCATCAATAATATCTTTTTGAAACAGCAGCTGGAAAAACTCCAGTGTATAAGTCAAAGGAATATTCATTCTCATCTTTCTCATGGAAGCCATCAGGAAAAAATAGCACTCTTCATCCATGATCAATCTACCATTTTTCACAAAGAAAGAAACCTTCACCGAGTCTCCGAAAAGAAAGGCTCTATTCTTTACATTTAATTCGTCTGATGTAAAATATCGATTTTTCAATTTTTGATGTGATTTATTTATAAAAAAATAATGAACGATAAATCGTTCATCAGTTTTATCATTTAATACAGTCCGGCCTTATGCAGCACCCAATTTTATTCTTAGGTTTTCAATAAGATTTTCCCAATACATTGCGTTTTCTTCTTCATCTCCTTCTTCACAGAAATCTGTAATATTCAGAGCTAAATCTTCTGTAATATCATCTATTGTGATAGTCATTTCAAAGAAATTTTTCGTTCCTTCATCTTCTTCCCATCTAAAACGCACGAAACCTTCAGGCTTATATCTGATCAAAGTGGCCTTTTCAGCAGGGCCTCCACCCCAGCTAAAAAAGAAATCATCGCCTTTCTCTGTTACCTCATCCGCAAACCATTCAGACAATCCTTCTGCAGTTGCCAGATATTCGTATAAAATCTCTGATAAACAGTGCATTGGAAATTCGTAATGGACTTTATGTTTCGCCATATAATCTTTGTTTTATCGTCCCGCAATATATAAATTAATTTTTTTATTATGCAAAAAAACAATTAAATTTTTAAATGATCTGCATGATATTTATCACCGGATCCCGATCTGTATTATGTTAAGTCCAAACGTTAAAAAATGCGATGTAAAGCATAAAAAAATCTCTCCGGAACAGAGAGATTTTTTTATTAATTTTCGTTCAGTATATCAAGAATTATTTTGCATCCTTCTCTGATCTCATCCATAGATAATGTAAGAGGCGGTGAGATTCTCAGGTATTCGTTTCTATACAGCTGCCAAAAAACAACAAGCCCGTTTTCCATACATTTTTTAGCAACTTCAAGTGTATATTCAGGTGTTCCGAGATTAACGGCAAGCATCAGCCCTTTTCCATTAATATTTTTAATTTTGGGGTGTACCAGAAGCTCCCTGAACAGTTTTTCCTTTTCGTCTACATCGTTCATCAGTCCGCTTTCCAATACTTCTTTCAAAGTAGCATAGCTGGCCGCTGCAATCAATGGGTTTCCTCCAAAAGTGGTAATATGCCCGAGTTTTGGCGAATGTGACAGACTTTCCATAATTTCTACGGAGCTCATGAAAGCTCCCACAGGAACTCCACCTCCCATTCCTTTTCCCATCACCAGGATATTAGGTACGATTCCAAAATGCTCAAATGAGAATAGCTTTCCTGTTCTTCCAAAACCTGGCTGAATTTCGTCCAGAATCAAAAGAGCTCCTACTTCTTCACATCTCCTTTTAAGTTTGATCAGATAATCATCAGCAGGAACAAGGAATCCGGCAGCTCCCTGAATGGTTTCCAGGATGACACAGGCTGTTTTCTCTGTGATCTTATCAAAATCTTTTTCGTTATTAAATTCAATGAAAGAGACCATCGGTAATAACGGACGAAATTCTCTTTTATGGGTTTCGTTTCCTGAAACGCTCAAAGCACCATGTGTATTCCCATGATAAGAGTTTGTAAAGGAAACAATTTCTTCTCTCCCTGTATATCTCTTGGCCAATTTCAAACTTCCATCAATAGCTTCTGCTCCACTATTGACAAGGTAAGTAACTTCAAGGGGATCAGGAGTAGCTTCTGCAAGCAGTTTACACAATGCGATAGGTTTTTCCTGCGCATATTCACCATATACCATTACGTGAAGATATTTATCTGCCTGCTCTTTGATCGCATTCACGATTTTGGGATGTGAATGTCCCAGTGTATTGGCAGAAACTCCGGCTACAAAGTCGAGATATTTCTTTCCGTCTGTCCCGTAAATATAGCTTCCCTCAGCTTTTTCAACTTCAAAACCTGCTGCAAATTTTGTGGTTTGAGCCTGATATATAAAAAAATCTTTTTGCATTTCCATTGTCTCCAAAAATTTCAGCAAAGCTATAAAAGATTCATTGAACGTTAAAATTAATCCACAAAAAAGACCAGTGATATCTGGTCTTTTTTCATTATTTTCGGGTTCGTTTAGGCTTTTTAGCTTCTTCTTTAGCTCTTTCTTTTTCTACAGCTTCCTGTGCATGATCAAAGAGTTCATTATCTGCTGTATATTTCACTTCTTCGTAATTAGGACTGTCCACCAAAATATCCTGCCATTTTCTGATCCGGTCTTTGGTATTCCAGTTAAAATCAGCAAACTTTCTTCGTGCAGGTTCTATTTTACTCATGGGATAAGTATCTGCAGTAGCTCCTATACTACAAGAAATAATCTGTAAAGCTCTTTCTTCAAATAAAGCACCGATAATTCCACAGGCCGAAAGAGTAATTCCAATTCTTTCCGGTTTTTTAGTTTCCTGATCGGTATCGTCTACATAGACTATCGACTGGGCATTTCCTACGACTCTGGCTTCTTTAATATCATTTTTATCATAATATACCGTCATAAACTTCCCCTTCACCTGATTGAATTCATCTTTCAGATTCAGTGAGTCTACTTTACTGATGGCAAAAGCATTTCCAATAACTCTCAGTGAGTCTATATTTTCGTTCTTGACATTAAAATAAGCTTCTACTTTATCCCCTGTCACTTGCTTTTCTCCACTCCAAAGGATTGGCTTGGTATACATATGCATGATTCCATCTGTTTCATTAAAGGCAATAGAATCTGCTCTTCCCTGTGCATTGGATTTATAAATACGGGCTTTTTTATAGGCTCTTAAATAGCTTTTCTTTACTTTGATATCCAGAGAATCCGGTCTTTGGTAGGAAATAATCTTTTCTGCAGCAAAATAGACGGAGTCTTTCTCCATTATTTTAACAGCATAAGGATTCTTTGTCATCATTGACGAGTCTTTTTTCTCGAAAATTTCTCCGTAGCCTCCTTTAATATACCTCTTTTCCTTAGGATCATCAATGGTTACATTTCCTGTTGCTTTCCCAAAACCGGTAATCTGATTGTAATAAATATCATCTCCGGTAAGGATCTTATCGTTATAGAAAATTTTGGGGTTTTTGGTGAGAAAAGCCTCCTTCGTTTCCATTTTATAAGTTCCTTTTTCGGTGTATACTCTATTCTTAGGATTAGCCCGGTTGGTAATGGTTGAAGGTCCGGAAAAATCTGCAATCTTAGTATTCTGATTCTGTTTGATATTAGGTCCTTCTATGATGTACTGCGGAGTATCGATCTTTACGTTGCCGGTAAGGTCTACTACTCTTGTACTAAGGAAATAAGTCCCTACTTTGGCATAGGTCACATTCTGCCCGTCAGAAATCGTTCCACCAGTATTAAAGTATGCTTGACTTGCAAGTCTGTCATAATACAGAATATCTGTTTTTATAGTTTGCTTGGGGTCAGTAAGGACCACATTTTTTCTGGCAACACCTTTTTGGGTATTGGCATCATATTCCATTTCTCCTGCAGTAATTACAGATCCGTCAGTATTCTGAAGCCTTGTATTGCCGATTGCTTTTACAAAGTTTTCTTCGTTGTATAAAACAACTTCATCAGCCGTGAGTATAGACCCCTGATGCTCAATCTGCACATGACCTGTGAAATATTGATTACCATCATATTTTGCAGGGTCCTTAATGATTTGATCGGCGTTGATAATCTTCACTTTATCTTCCGGTTTCAGTGCTTGCTGCCTGGGCGGTGCAGGGGCCTGTAAATACGGATCTCTCTTCACGGGGGTTTTATCCTGCGCAAAACTTAGCGTGGAAATAAGGATAAACAGAAAAAGGATTTTTCTCATTAATTAGTCATTCTTA
This genomic window from Chryseobacterium sp. MEBOG06 contains:
- a CDS encoding OstA-like protein, with the translated sequence MRKILFLFILISTLSFAQDKTPVKRDPYLQAPAPPRQQALKPEDKVKIINADQIIKDPAKYDGNQYFTGHVQIEHQGSILTADEVVLYNEENFVKAIGNTRLQNTDGSVITAGEMEYDANTQKGVARKNVVLTDPKQTIKTDILYYDRLASQAYFNTGGTISDGQNVTYAKVGTYFLSTRVVDLTGNVKIDTPQYIIEGPNIKQNQNTKIADFSGPSTITNRANPKNRVYTEKGTYKMETKEAFLTKNPKIFYNDKILTGDDIYYNQITGFGKATGNVTIDDPKEKRYIKGGYGEIFEKKDSSMMTKNPYAVKIMEKDSVYFAAEKIISYQRPDSLDIKVKKSYLRAYKKARIYKSNAQGRADSIAFNETDGIMHMYTKPILWSGEKQVTGDKVEAYFNVKNENIDSLRVIGNAFAISKVDSLNLKDEFNQVKGKFMTVYYDKNDIKEARVVGNAQSIVYVDDTDQETKKPERIGITLSACGIIGALFEERALQIISCSIGATADTYPMSKIEPARRKFADFNWNTKDRIRKWQDILVDSPNYEEVKYTADNELFDHAQEAVEKERAKEEAKKPKRTRK
- a CDS encoding START-like domain-containing protein, with the protein product MAKHKVHYEFPMHCLSEILYEYLATAEGLSEWFADEVTEKGDDFFFSWGGGPAEKATLIRYKPEGFVRFRWEEDEGTKNFFEMTITIDDITEDLALNITDFCEEGDEEENAMYWENLIENLRIKLGAA
- a CDS encoding aspartate aminotransferase family protein yields the protein MQKDFFIYQAQTTKFAAGFEVEKAEGSYIYGTDGKKYLDFVAGVSANTLGHSHPKIVNAIKEQADKYLHVMVYGEYAQEKPIALCKLLAEATPDPLEVTYLVNSGAEAIDGSLKLAKRYTGREEIVSFTNSYHGNTHGALSVSGNETHKREFRPLLPMVSFIEFNNEKDFDKITEKTACVILETIQGAAGFLVPADDYLIKLKRRCEEVGALLILDEIQPGFGRTGKLFSFEHFGIVPNILVMGKGMGGGVPVGAFMSSVEIMESLSHSPKLGHITTFGGNPLIAAASYATLKEVLESGLMNDVDEKEKLFRELLVHPKIKNINGKGLMLAVNLGTPEYTLEVAKKCMENGLVVFWQLYRNEYLRISPPLTLSMDEIREGCKIILDILNEN